The window CAGTGCCCTGACTTTGCTCCAGTATTGCACCCAACTCGGAATGGGAATCAGTGCGGTGTTCGAAAACTCGATGGCGATTACGGCTCTCGTGCTTATCGTCGGATTTGTCCTTATGGCCACGGTGATTACGGTCGCCGAACTCCACTTTACGCCGAAATGGCTCTCGGGGATATTAGGACTGGCCCGTAGCAATCTCGTCGTCGTCCCGCTCTATCTCTCGAACTGAGGGACACACTGCTCACAAACCGTTCTAAAAACTCGTTCTCAGTCGCCCGCACCCTCGATAACCGGACGCGACACGTCGCGGTCGGTCTCCTCGTCCTCGATGTCGTAGGGATATTCGCCGGTTACACAGCCCAGACAGAGGTCACCCTGTTGGACTGCGAGCGACTCCGCGATGGCTTCCTTCGAGAGGTAGGCGAGACTGTCTGCGGCGATGGCGTCCCGAATCTCATCGACGGATTTGTCGGAGGCGATGAGTTCCTCGCGGGTGGCCATGTTGATACCCATATAACACGGTGCGACGATCGGCGGCGCGCCGATTCGCATGTGAACTTCCTCGGCCCCGCAGTCTTTGAGCAGTTGGACGAGCTGTGTCGAGGTCGTCCCTCGGACGATGCTGTCGTCGATAATGGTCACGGTTCGACCCTCGACGGTCGATTTGATCGGGTTGAGTTTGAGCCGGACCGCGCGCTCCCGTTCGTCCTGCGTCGGCATGATAAATGTCCGTCCGACGTACCGGTTTTTCATCATCCCTTCCGCGAACTCCACGTCCGAGCCGTCCTCCTGTGCCGCCTCGGCGTACCCCGACGCGAAGGCGCGACCCGAGTCGGGAACTGGCATCACGACGTCGGTTTCGATACCGCTTTCCTCCCAGAGTTTTCGGCCGAGTTCCCGCCGCACTTCGTAGACGAGGTTCCCGTCGATGACGCTGTCCGGTCGGGCGAAGTAGACGTGTTCGAAAAAGCAGTGGGCGGTTTGCTCGCGTTCGACGAGTTGGTAGGTGTCGTACCCCTCGCCATCGTCTTTGAGGACGACGAGTTCGCCGGGTCGCACGTCGCGGACGAGTTCACCGTCGATGGTATCGATAGCCGCCGATTCGCTGGCGATAACGTAGCCGTCATCGACTTTTCCGATAACGAGCGGGCGATTACCTTCCGGGTCGCGCACGCCGAGGACGGTGTCGTCGTGCATGATGGTCAGCGAGTACGACCCGTGAATTCGATTCATCGTCCGCTTCACGGCGCGGATGAGGTCTTCCTCCAGCAGGTTGCGCGCCAAATCGTGCGCGATGACTTCCGTGTCGCCGTCCGAAGTAAAAGCGTGTCCCTTCCCGGCGAGTTCGTCCCGAATCTCCCCGGAGTTAACGAGGTTGCCGTTGTGTGAGAGCGCGAGCGACCCGCTCTTGAACGAGACGGTAAAGGGCTGGGCACAACTCTTGTCCACGCTCCCGGCGGTCGGGTACCGGACGTGACCGATTCCGGCGCTACCGGTCAATTCTTCGATGTCCTCCTCGTCGAAGGCGTCGCCGACGAGACCCATCGAAACGTGGTCGTGTTGTTGAAATCCGTCGTGTGTCACGATTCCCGCGGATTCCTGTCCACGGTGTTGGAGGGCATACAACGAGTAGTAGAGGGGGCGTGCCGCGTCTCGACCCGCGAGCGACGCGCCGACGACGCCGCATTTCTCCGTCGGCCCCTCGAGGTTCCCGTCCCGGCCTATTGACATAGTTGACCATAGCGCGGGCCAGTAGTAAAAACCCACGTTATCGTGTCGTATTCGGTATTCCACCGTTCAAAAATATACACGAACGTGTATATGGTGGCCATGAATGAGCCAACGGCTCTCCGGAAAACTGGTAAGAGGGAAAATGTAACAGCAGACGCTTAGTTGTCGCCTGCTCGGCTCTGCCACTCGTAGCTTCGCTGCTTGCTCGACTTACCGAAACCGCACGACGAGCATTCCTTCTTTCGCGAGTGGTACGATTTCTCGCCACAGCGGCGGCACTTCACGTGAGTCGTCTTGTTCTTCTTGCCCTGGCTTGGGGTTCCTGCGCCAGTCATGGATTAATCGAAACGACGTTATCGCCGCGTATAATGGTTGTGTCTTCGTCTTCGATGACGAGATTCATATGTTGGTCGTAGCCGGTAAGCGTGCCGGTGTATTCTTCGCCACCCTTTAGCTGCACAGTCACGACAGAGTTCAGCGACGCTTCGAGAACGTCGAGAGGTCGTCCGCTCATATCAACAAACCCAGTGTTTGCGTTCATAAACGTACCGGAACGCGAGTCGGAAACGTACTGCTCGACTGGAAGTTAGAGGTCAACCGAGAAGCCATCGCGGCCGCTCGCCTGTACGGCAAACTCGGCGAGTAGGTCGGCTGCCGCTTCCAAATCATCGGTGTCGATCACTTCGACGGGGGTGTGCATGTAACGGTTCGGCAGACCGATGTTGAGGGATGGTGTTCCACCACGGGCAGTGTAGAACGCGTCTGCGTCCGTTCCGGTTCGAACTCCTGCCGCTTGCAGTTGGACCGGGATGTCGGTCTCGCGACCTGCTTCACGGACTGCGGATACGACTTCGGGATGGTTCGTGCTGCCGCGTGCGACGACGGGTCCGTCACCGAGTTCGATATCGATATCGTTGAACCGCTCTTCGCTCGTCACGTCCGGGCTATCCATGGCGTGTGTTACGTCCACAGCGACGATAGCGTCGGGATCCAAGTCGAATCCGACCATCTTCGCACCTTGGAGTCCGACCTCCTCCTGGACCGTGCTGACGGCGTACACCGTCGCGTCGGTGTCGCGCTCCGCCGCACGCCGAAGCGCTTCCGCGGCGACCCACGTCCCGACGCGATTGTCGATGCCCGGTCCGGCCAGCCGCGTGCCGTGAAGGTCCTCGATGGTCGGGGAGAAAACGATGGGGTCGCCGACATCGACGAGTTCTTCGGCCTCGTCCTTACTTTTCGCGCCGATATCGACGTGCTGGTCCACGATGTCTTCGAACTCGTCGTCCGCCGGGTCGCGCAGATGAATCGCCCGCTGGCCAACGACACCGCGAACGATTCCATCGTCGGTGTGAACCTCGACATGCTGACCCTTCGTCACGGCTCTATCCGAGCCGCCGATCTTATCGACGCGGACGAATCCATTTTCGTCGATCCCCGAAACGATGAGACCGATTTGGTCGGCATGGCCCCCGAAAGCGATTTCCGGACCCTCCCCGTCTACGACAGCGACGGCGTTCCCGTACTCGTCGGTTCGTACGTCGTCGGCGAATTCGGAAACGTAGTCTATCCAGACGCGCTGTCCCGGCGTTTCGAATCCGGATGGACTGGGCGTCGTGAGCAGTGTCTCTAGAAATGCGCGATGTTCGTCGTTCATATCGATGGACGCGCGCCGACGTCTCTTCAACCCCTCGAACGATGTCACAAAATATAGTTGAGATTGCATTTATCCCGAATCGATAAGGGCCAGATGGTTGAAGGGGAGTACATGGGGGTCTTCGAACTGCACCTACACGAACCGAACGTCACACTCAACACTGGCGGCGAATCACCACAACTCGACTGGGGGCGAACCGACGGCGGCGAGGAACGGCCACCGATTACGGGAAAACTCGGGCCCGTTCTCATCCTTCTCGCGGTCATCGTGCTCGCAGTCCTGCGAAACCGACGTCGGGAGTAGGACGACGGACAGAAGGATTTTGTCGGCGCGAACCAAACGTAACGCCGTGAATCTCTATCGTAGCGTCCGTGCCGTCACCGGCGCATCCGGAAACGGTCCCATCGACTGGGTCGCGGTTGCTGAAGCCGCGAAGTCGGCGACGGACCCCGGGTCTATCGACCTCTCGGCCGTGGAGCAGACGGGCTATGCGAACGACGTACGCGATGCCCGCGCTCGCGTTCGTGACGTTTCCGGCGTTTCGTTCGACGTGCCGGACACCATCGAAATCCAGAATCGTCACCACTGGATAGACGCGAATATCACTACGTTCCAGCGTGTGATGGAACCCATCGAGGAACACGGCCCGGCAATCCTCCCCGGCGTCGCTCGCGTCATCAACACTGGGACCATGTCGTTCATGCTTGCCCTCCTCGGAAACAACGTTCTCGGCCAGTACGACCCACTCTTACTCGCGGATGGCGAGGACGACCACGCGCTCTACTTCGTCCACCCAAACATCGAGCGTATCGCGGGGAAGTTGGACGTGGATTTCGACCGGTTCCGGCGTTGGATCGCCTTCCACGAAGTGACACACGCCGCGGAGTTCGGCGCGGCCCCATGGCTCTCCGACCATCTCGAAGCGCGGATGGAATCCGGCGTCGAAGCGTTGGCGCACGGCGAAGTGGACCGTGAAGCGTTCCGCGAACTCGACGCCGCGATGACTTCAGTGGAGGGATACGCCGAACTCCTCATGGACGAGGCGTTCGACGACGAGTACGAGGACCTGCGGCGGAAAATCGAAGCGCGGCGGAAAGGCATGAACCCCATATCGAAACTCGTCCGGCGGGTGCTCGGACTCGGCATGAAGCGACGGCAGTACGAACGGGGCAAGGAGTTCTTCGAACGTGTCGTCGCCACCACGGACATCGAAACCGCGACACGGGTGTGGGAGTCACCGGAGAACCTGCCGACCGACGACGAACTCGATCATCCCGAACGATGGTTGACGCGGATCGAGGCGTAAGAGCGAACGCTCAGTTTCGGACTCGGTGGTCACTTATCGCGTAATCCACGTCAGATACCACATCAACAGTACGCCGACGACGAGACCGCTCACGACAGCGGCGGCCAAACCGACCACGCTTGCACCGGTCTGAAGCGCGATGAGTCCGCCGGATGCACCGACTAACAGGACGATCGCGATTTTCAGACGCGCCATCGCGGACGACCGATCCTGACGGGTCATCGGTCCGACCATCAGCGCACCCGGTTTCGGACGGTCGCGAACCTACTTCGCGTGGTCGGTTTAGCGCCGAGTCGCCATGCTCGTCGTCTTAGCCGTCTGCCTGCCGTCCGCGTGTCGCGTGACGGGTTCGCTGCCCACATACAAAGGGGCGCGATTGGGAAGTTCTTAAACCCCCGCGGGATGTGACCGCTACTGGAATCCGCGACCCACGTCGTCCTCGTCGATGAGGTCCTCCAGTTCCGAATTCAGTAACTTTTCGCTCTCTTCGAAAGTTTCCGAAAGGCTCCCGACCGATTCGGGGCGGTCGTAGCCATCGAAGTCCATCGGTCCGAACGCCGGGCTTTCGATCGCCTCCATCACGTCGTCGAAGAGGTCCGCACCCGATGTCGGCGCGTCGGCGTGCGCCTTGAGCACTTCTTCGAGGTGTTTCGCACGCGCTTTCGCTTCTTTTTCCTCCGGTCGTTCGTCGGTCGGATTTCGAACCGCGAATCGGCCCTCGCGGGAGTCCTTCTCCGGGAGATAGCTCCCGATTTCGTCGTCCAGTTTTCTGGCGACTCGGGTACCGACCCCACGAACCTGATAGGGGTTTTTCGCGTAGGTCTTCAGGTGATACAGTCCCGCCTTCCGATGGCCGAGATACAGGTCCTCGCCGACACCGCTTGCTCGCCTCCCCCCCGCGGCCCGCCACCCCCTCGGGTCAACGTCGCGGTCGATAACGTCCTGTAGGATTTCCTGCCACTCTCGAACCCGCATGGGTACCCCGTGACACGCCGAGGAGATTAACGTGTCGCTTCAGTGAGATCGGGAGTGAATAGAAGTCGATCGTCGGATATTCCCTCGATCCTGATTCGTTAGCTGGTGCCTCGTTCACTCCGTTCGGTCGTCCACCGTTCGTCTCTCACGACGTGGTAATCGATAGAATTTTTCGGCGACGGACAATACAACATCTCGTGAATATACGGGGGACTGTCGCCGACCCGGGCGAGGTACGAACCGTGACTACCCGGTACGGTGAGCGAGAACTTGCCGAAGTGGTCGTCGAACCGGACGACGACGCGCCACGGACAGTAACGCTGTGGGGTAAATGGACCGAGAGCGCCGAGCTCCTCCGTGAGGGGATGGAACTGTTAGTGACGGATGCGGAGGAGTCCGAGTACGACGACGAGACGACCTACGCGACGAGCAAGGAATCCTACGTCGTAGTCGAACCCGCGTTCCTGGTGAACGTGACCGACGTTCGCTCGTGGGTCCAGTGTCCGCGGATGTACTATCTGAACAAACTGTCCGGAATCCCGCTGAACTACCCCGTCGTCAAGGGAACGATCGTCCACGAGGTGTTCGGTGACCTGCTCCGCGGGCGCGAGTTGGACGATTCCATCGACGAACGCGTCGAGGAAGCCGGGTTGGAACTCGGCCTGCTCGGGCGTGAAGCGGAAGAAGTCGCGGGCGAAGTTCGCCAAAATGCTCGTGCAATCGAAGGCTGGCTGGAACAGGGCGTGCTCGACGACACGGACGACTGGCGTAGCGAATACACCCTCATCAGCGAACGGTTCGGAATCAAAGGCCGATGCGACGCCCTCAGGCGCGGGATGCCCGTCGAACTGAAAACCGGGAAGAACACCAACCGCGACCCGCGGTTCCAGGACAAGATCCAGGCGGCTTGCTACGCCCTGCTCCTGCAAGAACGCGACGTTCCGGCGGACACGGGGACCCTCCTCTATACGAAAAACTCCGCCTTGGACCGGACCGAGGAAACGGGTGACCTCTCGCCCGCGAAGGAGTTTTCCATCGCCAAGGGGTTGCTCGAATTCGTCGTTCGAACCCGTAACGAAATCGCCGCGATGGAGTTCGAGATGGACGTCCCGACGGGCTACGAAGCGAACGCCAAATGCCAATACTGCTTCGAGAAGGACACCTGCATGGTCGTCTCGGGGCGACTCGGTCAGGAGTCGAAAGCCGGGGAAATCGGAACGCCGATTCCCGAGGACGAGCGGGAGTATTTCGACCGAAAGTACCGGGAAATAGAGGAAGAACGACGTGCGACGCACACGGAGTATGCCAAACTCTGGCGGCAATCCGCGCAGGAGCGTGCGGACGACGACCGGGCACTCATCGACTTGGAACCGACGGGACAGAGTCAAGTCGACGGCGGTCGCTGGGAACTCCGCGCGAAAAAAACGGACGATGCAGTGTCGAAGATTCGGGAGGGCGATGTGGTGCTCGCCAGTGACGGGCATCCGGTTAGCGGCCACGCGGAACTGGCGCGGGTCACGCAGTTGGGAGACGAAATCGTCGTCACGACCGACGAACCGGTCGAACTTCGGCGACTCGACGTCTATCCGTCCGAGCTGTCCGCGGACAGGATGCTCACCGCGCTTCACGATTGTCTGCTGAAAGGGGACCCTCGCCGAAAGGCCGTCCTGTTCGGTCGGCAAAAGCCCGAATTCGCGACCGACCGTGAGCAGTACATTCCGAACAACGAGTCCCAGAATGCGGCGGTCAATCGAGCGGTCACTGCCGAGGACTGTGCGCTCATCCACGGGCCGCCCGGAACCGGGAAAACCTACACTATCGCGCGAACGATTCGAGCGCTGGTCGAGGACGGCAACCGTGTTTTGCTTTCGGCCTTCACGAATCGCGCGGTGGACAACGCGCTCGAAGCGCTTCGTGAACAAGGATTCGAAGACGTGGTCCGGGTCGGTACCGAAAACGGCGTCCGCGAAGATATGCAGGACATTCGGTTGGAGTACGGTGGCGAACCGGGAGAACGCGCTGCCGAACTCGAAAGCGCAAGTGTCGTCGCGGCGACGACTGCGACCTGTGGTTCGCGTATCATGCGCGAGCAGGCGTTCGACGTCGCACTCGTGGACGAAGCCTCGCAGTTGACCGAACCCGCCACGCTCGCCGCCATCAATCTCGCTGAACGGTTCGTGCTCGTCGGCGACCATCACCAACTGCCACCGGTTGTGAGGGCCGAAAACGGCCTTTCCGAATCGCTGTTCGAACGACTGGTAGAGCAGTATCCGGACGCCTCCGTCATGCTCGAGCGTCAGTATCGGATGGCCCAGCAGATTCAAGCGTTTTCGTCGCAGGAGTTCTACGACGGCGTACTTCGCCCGGCCAGCGGCGATGTGGCTGGCCAGCGACTGGCCGACCTCCCCGACGTCACTCCCGAGAGACTCGCCAAGGAAATCGATGGCTGGGTGACGTTCCTCGATTCCGACGGGCGGGCCGTCGGCAACACGAATCCAGAAGAGGCAGAGCGTGTCCGGGACCTCGTCTCCCAGTTCACGGATGCGGGAGTTGACCTCGAAGATATCGGCGTCATCGCACCGTTCCGGGCGCAGGTCGCGGAAATCTCGCGCAGGGTTCCGGATTCGGTGGCGGTCGATACGGTGGACCGGTTCCAAGGGTCGAGTAAGGAGGTCATCATCGTCTCGTTCGTCGCGACGGGTGATTTGGACAGTCCCATCTTCGACGACTATCGCCGAGTAAATGTCGCGCTGACACGGGCCAAAAAAGCCCTCGTCCTCGTCGGTGACGAAGCCGCACTTCGGTCGGCCCCCCTGTACGACCGAATGGTCGATTGGGCGGCGTGAACGTTTTCGTGGCCGGCGTTCGTACTCCGACGCATGGACGACTTCGATTTCTCGCTCCCCGACTGCGATAGTACGGTTCTCGAACCACCTGGCGGTTCTGCCGTCGACCCGCGCGAGGCCGCCGAGCAAGCGGTCGAAAACCCACACGGCCCCCATCTCGCCGAAATCGTGTCGTCGGACGAAACCGTCGCTATCGTCGTCACCGACGTAACTCGCGCGACGCCGGACGACGTGCTGTTGGACGTGCTCCTCTCCGAACTCTCCGACGCCGGGGTCCCACGCGAGCAGATCACAGTCGTCATCGGACTCGGATTACACCGCCCGATGACCGACGAAGAGATCGCGTCGGCGCTCGACGAGCACGCCGACCTCGCCGAGAATCACGACGCCGATTCGGCGGTCGAAATCGGTCGTGTATCGGCAGGTGCGAGCGACGTCCCCATCGAACTGAACGCGGTCGTCGCAGACGCCGACCGCGTGCTTTCGACGGGCATGGTCGAACCGCACCAGTACGCGGGATTTTCCGGGGGAGCGAA of the Haladaptatus caseinilyticus genome contains:
- a CDS encoding AAA domain-containing protein gives rise to the protein MNIRGTVADPGEVRTVTTRYGERELAEVVVEPDDDAPRTVTLWGKWTESAELLREGMELLVTDAEESEYDDETTYATSKESYVVVEPAFLVNVTDVRSWVQCPRMYYLNKLSGIPLNYPVVKGTIVHEVFGDLLRGRELDDSIDERVEEAGLELGLLGREAEEVAGEVRQNARAIEGWLEQGVLDDTDDWRSEYTLISERFGIKGRCDALRRGMPVELKTGKNTNRDPRFQDKIQAACYALLLQERDVPADTGTLLYTKNSALDRTEETGDLSPAKEFSIAKGLLEFVVRTRNEIAAMEFEMDVPTGYEANAKCQYCFEKDTCMVVSGRLGQESKAGEIGTPIPEDEREYFDRKYREIEEERRATHTEYAKLWRQSAQERADDDRALIDLEPTGQSQVDGGRWELRAKKTDDAVSKIREGDVVLASDGHPVSGHAELARVTQLGDEIVVTTDEPVELRRLDVYPSELSADRMLTALHDCLLKGDPRRKAVLFGRQKPEFATDREQYIPNNESQNAAVNRAVTAEDCALIHGPPGTGKTYTIARTIRALVEDGNRVLLSAFTNRAVDNALEALREQGFEDVVRVGTENGVREDMQDIRLEYGGEPGERAAELESASVVAATTATCGSRIMREQAFDVALVDEASQLTEPATLAAINLAERFVLVGDHHQLPPVVRAENGLSESLFERLVEQYPDASVMLERQYRMAQQIQAFSSQEFYDGVLRPASGDVAGQRLADLPDVTPERLAKEIDGWVTFLDSDGRAVGNTNPEEAERVRDLVSQFTDAGVDLEDIGVIAPFRAQVAEISRRVPDSVAVDTVDRFQGSSKEVIIVSFVATGDLDSPIFDDYRRVNVALTRAKKALVLVGDEAALRSAPLYDRMVDWAA
- a CDS encoding M20/M25/M40 family metallo-hydrolase — protein: MNDEHRAFLETLLTTPSPSGFETPGQRVWIDYVSEFADDVRTDEYGNAVAVVDGEGPEIAFGGHADQIGLIVSGIDENGFVRVDKIGGSDRAVTKGQHVEVHTDDGIVRGVVGQRAIHLRDPADDEFEDIVDQHVDIGAKSKDEAEELVDVGDPIVFSPTIEDLHGTRLAGPGIDNRVGTWVAAEALRRAAERDTDATVYAVSTVQEEVGLQGAKMVGFDLDPDAIVAVDVTHAMDSPDVTSEERFNDIDIELGDGPVVARGSTNHPEVVSAVREAGRETDIPVQLQAAGVRTGTDADAFYTARGGTPSLNIGLPNRYMHTPVEVIDTDDLEAAADLLAEFAVQASGRDGFSVDL
- a CDS encoding 50S ribosomal protein L37e codes for the protein MTGAGTPSQGKKNKTTHVKCRRCGEKSYHSRKKECSSCGFGKSSKQRSYEWQSRAGDN
- a CDS encoding LSM domain-containing protein, which produces MSGRPLDVLEASLNSVVTVQLKGGEEYTGTLTGYDQHMNLVIEDEDTTIIRGDNVVSINP
- the purF gene encoding amidophosphoribosyltransferase, whose amino-acid sequence is MSIGRDGNLEGPTEKCGVVGASLAGRDAARPLYYSLYALQHRGQESAGIVTHDGFQQHDHVSMGLVGDAFDEEDIEELTGSAGIGHVRYPTAGSVDKSCAQPFTVSFKSGSLALSHNGNLVNSGEIRDELAGKGHAFTSDGDTEVIAHDLARNLLEEDLIRAVKRTMNRIHGSYSLTIMHDDTVLGVRDPEGNRPLVIGKVDDGYVIASESAAIDTIDGELVRDVRPGELVVLKDDGEGYDTYQLVEREQTAHCFFEHVYFARPDSVIDGNLVYEVRRELGRKLWEESGIETDVVMPVPDSGRAFASGYAEAAQEDGSDVEFAEGMMKNRYVGRTFIMPTQDERERAVRLKLNPIKSTVEGRTVTIIDDSIVRGTTSTQLVQLLKDCGAEEVHMRIGAPPIVAPCYMGINMATREELIASDKSVDEIRDAIAADSLAYLSKEAIAESLAVQQGDLCLGCVTGEYPYDIEDEETDRDVSRPVIEGAGD
- a CDS encoding zinc-dependent metalloprotease, which translates into the protein MNLYRSVRAVTGASGNGPIDWVAVAEAAKSATDPGSIDLSAVEQTGYANDVRDARARVRDVSGVSFDVPDTIEIQNRHHWIDANITTFQRVMEPIEEHGPAILPGVARVINTGTMSFMLALLGNNVLGQYDPLLLADGEDDHALYFVHPNIERIAGKLDVDFDRFRRWIAFHEVTHAAEFGAAPWLSDHLEARMESGVEALAHGEVDREAFRELDAAMTSVEGYAELLMDEAFDDEYEDLRRKIEARRKGMNPISKLVRRVLGLGMKRRQYERGKEFFERVVATTDIETATRVWESPENLPTDDELDHPERWLTRIEA